The proteins below come from a single Tachypleus tridentatus isolate NWPU-2018 chromosome 13, ASM421037v1, whole genome shotgun sequence genomic window:
- the LOC143239410 gene encoding fructose-bisphosphate aldolase-like isoform X2 gives MVHFNYLSEEEQTKLRQTAETIVAPGKGILAADESTSTMGKRLAGIGVENTEENRRQYRQLLFTSDEIMKEYISGVILFHETVYQKTDDGTSFVQILKNRGIIPGIKVDKGVVPLMGTDEESTTQGLDDLTKRCQEYKEQGCLFAKWRCVLKIREHNPSPLAILENANVLARYATCCQQAGIVPIVEPEVLPDGTHDLERAQKVTEKVLAAVYKALNDHHVYLEGTLLKPNMVTAGQSCPIKYTPQDVAKATVTTLQRTLPAAVPGVTFLSGGQSEEEASINLDAINKYPGKKPWALTFSYGRALQASALKAWSGKGENVKAGQEEFLKRAKANSEAALGKYTGGVSGAAAEDTLFIKNHQY, from the exons CCACAATGGGAAAGAGGCTAGCAGGAATTGGAGTAGAGAACACAGAAGAAAACAGAAGACAGTACCGTCAACTGCTATTTACTAGTGATGAAATAATGAAAGAGTACATCAGTGGTGTTATTCTCTTTCATGAGACTGTATATCAGAAAACTGATGATGGAACTTCATTTGTTCAGATTCTCAAAAATCGTGGTATAATACCAGGTATCAAGGTCGATAAAGGTGTTGTTCCACTTATGGGAACAGATGAGGAGTCTACTACTCAAG GGCTAGACGACCTGACTAAGCGATGCCAGGAGTACAAGGAACAGGGATGTTTGTTTGCTAAATGGAGATGTGTTCTCAAAATCCGAGAACACAACCCATCTCCTTTAGCTATCCTCGAAAATGCTAATGTACTGGCTCGTTATGCAACATGTTGCCAACAA GCTGGCATTGTACCAATTGTTGAGCCTGAAGTTCTACCTGATGGAACTCATGACTTGGAGAGAGCCCAGAAGGTTACTGAGAAAGTTCTTGCTGCAGTTTACAAAGCTTTGAATGACCATCATGTTTACCTGGAAGGTACACTCTTAAAACCCAATATGGTGACTGCTGGTCAAAGTTGCCCAATCAAATATACTCCCCAGGATGTTGCAAAAGCAACTGTAACTACCCTTCAACGAACACTTCCAGCTGCTGTTCCTG GAGTCACTTTCCTATCTGGTGGTCAGTCTGAAGAGGAAGCATCCATTAATCTTGATGCCATCAATAAATATCCAGGAAAAAAACCTTGGGCCCTTACATTTAGTTATGGACGTGCTCTGCAGGCAAGTGCACTAAAAGCTTGGTCTGGAAAAGGTGAGAATGTAAAAGCTGGACAAGAAGAATTCCTTAAAAGAGCTAAG GCTAACAGTGAAGCTGCTCTTGGAAAGTATACAGGTGGTGTTAGTGGGGCTGCAGCAGAAGACACCCTCTTCATCAAAAACCATCAATATTAA